A genome region from Alistipes dispar includes the following:
- a CDS encoding aquaporin yields MKRQYVAEALGTMVLVLAGCGAAVFNGGAATTAAVLTIASAFGLSVVAMAYTIGPVSGCHINPAITLGVWLSGRMKSVDALWYMAAQIAGAAAGSAILWVAVHGGHVAPGATTTGANAFAAGNLLPALVAETFFTFVFVLVALGATDAKRGAGDFAGLVIGLTLVLVHIVCIPVTGTSVNPARSIAPALFEGGEALSQLWVFIAAPFAGAALAAAAWKALSAGRHAGADA; encoded by the coding sequence ATGAAGAGACAATATGTAGCGGAAGCATTGGGCACGATGGTGCTCGTGCTCGCGGGCTGCGGTGCAGCCGTGTTCAACGGCGGGGCGGCGACGACGGCCGCCGTGCTGACGATCGCCTCGGCGTTCGGTCTTTCGGTCGTGGCGATGGCCTATACGATCGGCCCGGTTTCGGGCTGTCACATCAATCCGGCGATCACGCTGGGCGTCTGGCTGAGCGGACGGATGAAGAGCGTCGATGCCCTGTGGTACATGGCCGCGCAGATCGCGGGCGCAGCAGCGGGTTCCGCGATTCTCTGGGTCGCGGTGCACGGCGGACACGTGGCCCCGGGCGCGACGACGACGGGGGCGAACGCCTTTGCGGCCGGAAATCTTCTTCCGGCACTGGTCGCCGAGACGTTCTTTACGTTCGTGTTCGTGCTGGTGGCGCTCGGTGCGACCGATGCGAAGCGGGGGGCCGGCGATTTCGCCGGACTGGTCATCGGTCTGACGCTCGTGCTGGTCCACATCGTCTGCATCCCGGTTACCGGGACGTCGGTGAATCCGGCGCGTTCGATCGCCCCGGCTCTGTTCGAGGGCGGCGAGGCGCTGTCGCAGTTGTGGGTGTTCATCGCGGCGCCTTTCGCCGGCGCTGCCCTCGCGGCGGCGGCCTGGAAGGCGTTGTCGGCCGGCCGGCACGCCGGCGCGGACGCCTGA
- a CDS encoding site-specific integrase: MASVKLLLNRDRALRDGSYPLVFQLIQNRRKRLIYTSFRLFPEEFDAVRGKVLGGPGSRRGEREVQRMNRQLSQQRRSIESHIAALEARGSGYSVEEIVFRYRADHGGLGLLHYMDVQIERRRQAERYGMEAALRHTRASLAAFIGLRAVRLADVNARFVREYEDFLLRRGVSHNTICYYMRNLKSVWRQAVDDGCVPAGVHPFEHVRSKPRKTVKRALDRLSLRRIHDAEFPANSRLEFARDLFLFSFFSRGMPFVDIIYLKKSSVGNGVISYRRRKTGQWLHVSLTPQLKALIRKYANESEYVFPVLQGTDGRDLHRQYRLALERVNRYLKRIALECGVSVPLTTYVARHSWATLARESGAPVAVISEGLGHTSEKTTQIYLKEFDRRIVDRVNAVVSKL, encoded by the coding sequence ATGGCGAGTGTGAAGTTGTTGTTGAACAGGGACCGGGCATTGCGGGACGGTTCCTATCCTTTGGTTTTTCAATTGATTCAGAATCGACGGAAACGGTTGATCTATACTTCGTTCAGACTGTTTCCGGAGGAGTTCGACGCGGTGCGGGGCAAGGTCCTGGGCGGACCGGGTTCGCGGCGCGGCGAGCGGGAAGTGCAGCGGATGAACCGGCAACTGTCGCAGCAGCGCCGGAGCATCGAATCCCACATCGCGGCCCTTGAGGCGCGCGGGTCGGGGTACAGCGTCGAGGAGATCGTTTTCCGGTATCGGGCCGACCACGGAGGGCTGGGGCTGCTGCACTATATGGACGTGCAGATCGAACGGCGGCGGCAGGCGGAGCGTTACGGCATGGAGGCGGCCCTGCGGCACACCCGGGCTTCGCTGGCGGCGTTCATCGGGCTTCGTGCGGTGCGTCTGGCGGACGTGAACGCCCGTTTTGTCCGGGAATACGAAGATTTTCTGCTGCGCCGGGGCGTGAGCCACAACACGATCTGCTATTACATGCGCAACCTGAAATCCGTCTGGCGGCAGGCCGTGGACGACGGTTGCGTGCCGGCCGGCGTACATCCGTTCGAACATGTCCGCTCGAAACCCCGGAAAACGGTCAAACGGGCCCTGGACCGGCTTTCGCTGCGACGGATTCACGATGCGGAATTTCCGGCGAATTCCCGCCTGGAGTTCGCCCGCGATCTGTTCCTGTTCAGCTTTTTCAGCCGCGGAATGCCCTTCGTGGACATCATCTACCTGAAAAAGAGCTCGGTCGGCAACGGCGTAATCAGTTACCGGCGGCGCAAGACGGGGCAGTGGCTCCATGTCTCGCTGACGCCGCAATTGAAGGCGTTGATCCGCAAGTACGCCAACGAGTCGGAGTATGTCTTCCCCGTGTTGCAGGGGACCGACGGCCGCGACCTGCACCGGCAGTACCGGCTGGCGCTGGAGCGCGTGAACCGCTACCTGAAGCGCATCGCCCTCGAATGCGGCGTCTCCGTGCCGCTGACGACCTATGTGGCGCGCCACAGTTGGGCCACGCTGGCCCGGGAGTCGGGAGCCCCGGTCGCGGTGATCAGCGAGGGCCTCGGCCACACGTCGGAGAAGACGACGCAGATCTACCTCAAGGAGTTCGACCGGCGGATCGTGGACCGCGTCAATGCCGTCGTGTCGAAACTCTGA
- a CDS encoding SGNH/GDSL hydrolase family protein, whose amino-acid sequence MRLSALAVLALLCAGTVPAREESGELPAASPEIRYVGRTETTGGSVSFDWSGTYFECRFTGGSLAVRVSDTKRNYYNLTLDGHDAGIVATFGTDSLVVLAEGLGEGEHTLRMQKRTEGEQGRTTLHAFRLARNGRLLPAPPSPGRHIEFIGNSLTCGYGTEGRSKDEPFEPETENCDKAFGCIVARYFGADYTLIAHSGRGAARNYGDRNTVSENTMADRLGNTFDESPLPAWNFTASPYRPDIIVINLGSNDFSTEPHPSREEFAAAYTRILRTLRDAYGDTPPILCVAPRVGEPAFTFIRDICRAAVVRNLHFTAVLPGYCNDGSDLGSSAHPNYTGQRKLAMLLIPYVSTLTGWEAEAKPIE is encoded by the coding sequence ATGAGACTCTCCGCACTGGCGGTGCTGGCGCTCCTGTGCGCCGGCACCGTCCCCGCCCGGGAGGAGAGCGGGGAGCTGCCCGCCGCATCCCCCGAAATCCGGTATGTGGGACGTACGGAGACGACCGGCGGCAGCGTGAGTTTCGACTGGAGCGGAACCTATTTCGAATGCCGTTTCACAGGCGGTTCGCTGGCCGTGCGCGTCTCGGACACGAAAAGGAATTACTACAACCTGACCCTCGACGGACACGATGCCGGCATCGTCGCGACATTCGGCACGGATTCCCTCGTGGTGCTGGCCGAAGGACTCGGCGAGGGAGAGCACACGCTGCGAATGCAGAAACGCACCGAGGGCGAACAGGGGCGCACGACGCTCCACGCATTCCGACTCGCACGGAACGGACGGCTGCTCCCCGCACCGCCATCGCCCGGACGCCACATCGAGTTCATCGGCAACTCGCTGACCTGCGGCTACGGGACCGAAGGCCGTTCGAAGGACGAACCCTTCGAACCCGAAACCGAAAACTGCGACAAGGCGTTCGGCTGCATCGTAGCCCGCTACTTCGGCGCCGACTACACGCTCATCGCCCACTCGGGACGCGGAGCGGCGCGCAACTACGGCGACCGGAACACCGTGTCGGAGAATACGATGGCCGACCGTCTCGGCAACACGTTCGACGAGTCGCCCTTGCCGGCCTGGAATTTCACCGCTTCGCCGTACCGACCCGACATCATAGTGATAAACCTGGGATCGAACGACTTTTCGACCGAGCCGCACCCCTCGCGCGAAGAGTTCGCGGCTGCCTACACGCGCATCCTCCGCACGCTGCGCGACGCCTACGGCGATACCCCGCCGATACTCTGCGTGGCCCCGCGGGTCGGGGAGCCGGCCTTCACCTTCATCCGCGACATCTGCCGCGCGGCCGTCGTACGGAACCTGCACTTCACGGCCGTGCTGCCGGGATATTGCAACGACGGCAGCGACCTGGGATCGTCGGCGCATCCCAATTACACCGGGCAGCGCAAACTGGCGATGCTCCTGATTCCCTACGTCTCGACGCTCACGGGCTGGGAGGCGGAGGCGAAACCGATCGAATAG
- a CDS encoding outer membrane beta-barrel protein encodes MNRKKILMLLFAFAACSAAVPTVSAQESGWWIGGRVGYWHDKVEGVTSSGFALAPEFGHDFNAKWSLGGVLGFDYRKTGNTSDEVFVIEPYARYKYFSRDRFTLFVDGGFGVAMGDGSGWKVGLTPGLAFRISDRFSLLTSFGFLGYKNDYYNGGGDGFGFDFRSSDLRFGFFYSF; translated from the coding sequence ATGAATAGGAAGAAGATTTTGATGCTTCTGTTCGCCTTCGCGGCGTGCAGTGCGGCCGTTCCGACGGTTTCGGCCCAGGAGAGCGGCTGGTGGATCGGCGGCCGGGTCGGCTATTGGCACGACAAGGTGGAGGGCGTGACCTCTTCGGGGTTTGCGCTGGCCCCCGAGTTCGGTCACGATTTCAATGCGAAGTGGAGCCTGGGCGGCGTGCTCGGATTCGACTACCGGAAAACAGGGAATACGAGCGACGAGGTCTTCGTGATCGAACCGTATGCGCGCTACAAGTATTTCTCCAGGGACCGTTTCACGCTCTTCGTGGACGGCGGGTTCGGTGTCGCTATGGGCGACGGGAGCGGCTGGAAGGTCGGGCTGACGCCCGGGCTGGCGTTTAGGATTTCGGACCGTTTCAGCCTGCTGACCAGCTTCGGATTCCTCGGCTACAAGAACGACTATTACAACGGAGGGGGCGACGGATTCGGATTCGACTTCAGGAGTTCCGATCTGCGGTTCGGATTCTTCTACTCCTTCTGA